In uncultured Bacteroides sp., the following proteins share a genomic window:
- a CDS encoding polysaccharide lyase, producing MKKKLLLVMCMVALMAPFSQVKAQYPDVPKDVKEAADKMMAEEQASSDAAWEKAYPTVKEESEHGRPYIPWAARPTDLPQAKIPSFPGAMGGGAYTFGGRGGKVITVTNLNDRGPGSLRDACEQGGARIVVFNVSGIIRIKTPIIVRAPYITIAGQTAPGDGVCLAGESFWVNTHDVVVRHMRFRRGETWVGRRDDSFGGNPVGNIMIDHCSCTYGLDENISFYRHMFNPGKGYNDLKLPTVNVTIQNTISAKSLDTYNHAFGSTLGGENCSFMRNLWASNAGRNPSIGWNGIFNFANNVIYNWVHRSVDGGDYTALYNIINNYYKPGPLTPKDTPVGHRFVKPEAGRSKLGYFVFGRVYCNGNVMEGNEKVTKDNWDGGVQVEEQPNTDGYTASMKWNEPFPMPAFPIMSAKEAYNFVMENVGATLPKRDIVDQRIIEEVKTGKAYYKEGLDPESFYQFKYRRLPKDSYKKGIITDLKQVGGYPEYKGKAYKDSDNDGMPDAWEKANGLNPNDPSDANKDCTGDGYTNIEKYINGIDTKTKVDWTNAANNYDTLAKKSSLM from the coding sequence ATGAAAAAGAAATTATTATTGGTAATGTGCATGGTGGCACTTATGGCACCATTCTCACAAGTTAAGGCTCAGTATCCTGATGTACCTAAGGACGTTAAGGAAGCAGCTGATAAAATGATGGCAGAGGAACAAGCGTCTTCAGATGCTGCATGGGAAAAAGCTTATCCTACTGTTAAAGAGGAATCAGAACACGGACGTCCATACATTCCATGGGCAGCTCGTCCAACAGATCTTCCACAGGCAAAGATTCCTTCTTTCCCTGGTGCAATGGGTGGCGGTGCATATACTTTTGGTGGCCGTGGAGGTAAAGTAATTACAGTAACAAACCTTAATGACCGTGGTCCTGGTTCTTTGCGTGATGCTTGTGAACAAGGTGGTGCTCGTATTGTAGTATTTAATGTTTCTGGTATTATCCGCATTAAGACTCCTATTATTGTTCGTGCTCCTTATATTACTATTGCAGGACAAACTGCTCCTGGTGATGGTGTATGTTTAGCTGGTGAATCATTTTGGGTAAATACTCACGATGTGGTTGTACGTCACATGCGCTTCCGTCGTGGAGAAACCTGGGTAGGTCGTCGCGATGACTCATTTGGTGGTAACCCTGTTGGTAACATCATGATTGACCACTGTTCTTGTACTTATGGATTGGATGAAAATATCTCTTTCTACCGTCACATGTTTAATCCAGGTAAAGGATATAACGATCTTAAATTGCCTACTGTAAACGTAACAATTCAGAATACTATTTCTGCTAAGTCACTTGATACTTATAACCATGCATTTGGTAGTACTCTTGGTGGTGAAAACTGTTCTTTCATGCGTAACCTTTGGGCTAGCAACGCAGGTCGTAACCCATCAATTGGTTGGAATGGTATCTTTAACTTTGCAAATAATGTAATTTACAACTGGGTGCACCGTTCTGTTGATGGTGGTGATTATACAGCATTGTATAATATCATTAATAACTATTACAAACCAGGTCCGTTAACTCCAAAAGATACTCCTGTAGGTCATCGTTTTGTGAAACCAGAAGCTGGTCGTAGCAAATTAGGATACTTTGTATTTGGTCGCGTATACTGTAACGGTAACGTTATGGAAGGTAATGAAAAAGTTACTAAAGACAACTGGGACGGTGGTGTACAGGTTGAAGAACAACCTAATACCGATGGCTATACAGCAAGTATGAAATGGAACGAACCATTCCCAATGCCTGCATTCCCAATTATGTCTGCAAAAGAAGCTTATAACTTTGTAATGGAAAATGTTGGTGCAACTCTTCCTAAAAGAGATATCGTTGACCAACGTATTATTGAAGAAGTAAAAACAGGGAAGGCTTATTACAAAGAAGGATTAGATCCTGAATCTTTCTATCAGTTTAAATATCGTCGTTTACCAAAAGATTCTTATAAGAAAGGTATCATCACAGATCTCAAACAAGTTGGTGGATATCCTGAATATAAAGGAAAAGCATACAAAGACAGTGATAATGATGGTATGCCAGATGCATGGGAAAAAGCAAACGGTTTGAATCCTAACGATCCTTCTGATGCTAACAAGGATTGCACTGGTGATGGTTATACAAACATTGAAAAATACATCAATGGTATCGATACCAAAACAAAAGTTGACTGGACAAACGCTGCTAATAACTATGACACATTAGCAAAGAAAAGTTCTTTGATGTAA
- a CDS encoding DUF3826 domain-containing protein: protein MRNNKMKFLHLAVLFFLFASTAFATELDSLNRDSKYVESIKGRSQKIVDKLKLKDKSAALDVRNIIANRYFLLNDIYAKRDAAVKKVKDSGVAGSQKNDALSAIDHEKDATLYRSHFAFSSDLSMFLNEIQIEAVKDGMTFGVVKVTYDATLDMIPSLKKDEKKQILAWLTEAREFAMDAENSNKKHEAFGKYKGRINNYLSKRGYDLVKERAGWAERLKARGIKQ, encoded by the coding sequence ATGAGAAATAATAAAATGAAATTTTTGCACTTAGCTGTTTTATTCTTCTTGTTCGCAAGTACCGCTTTTGCAACAGAACTTGATTCACTTAACCGCGATTCTAAATATGTGGAGTCTATAAAAGGACGCTCACAGAAGATTGTCGATAAGTTAAAGCTGAAGGATAAGTCTGCTGCGCTTGATGTTCGTAATATAATTGCAAACAGATATTTTCTGTTGAATGATATTTATGCAAAGAGAGATGCTGCAGTGAAGAAAGTGAAAGATTCAGGTGTGGCTGGTTCACAAAAGAACGATGCTCTTTCTGCTATCGATCACGAAAAAGATGCAACACTTTACCGCTCTCATTTTGCCTTTTCTTCAGATCTTTCCATGTTTCTGAACGAAATACAGATCGAAGCTGTAAAAGACGGTATGACATTTGGCGTTGTAAAGGTAACTTATGATGCAACTTTGGATATGATTCCTTCATTGAAGAAAGATGAAAAGAAGCAGATTCTTGCATGGCTTACTGAGGCTCGCGAGTTTGCTATGGATGCTGAGAATTCTAACAAGAAGCACGAGGCATTTGGCAAATATAAAGGCCGTATCAATAACTATCTTTCTAAAAGAGGATATGATTTGGTTAAGGAAAGAGCCGGATGGGCTGAACGTCTTAAAGCAAGAGGTATTAAGCAGTAG
- a CDS encoding glycoside hydrolase family 43 protein — protein sequence MASIIKSGILLSLLFLLSCKTINPEVYLSTSFHEPATDGLRYIYSEDGIHWDSISGTWLKPEVGTQKVMRDPSITRTPDGTYHLVWTSSWKGDNGFGYASSKDLIHWSEEQKIPVMAKEPTTVNVWAPEVFYDDVKKEFVVVWASCVPNRFARGVEDENNNHRLYYITTKDFKTISETKLFYDPGFSVIDATIVKRGDQDYVLVMKDNTRAMRNLKVAFAKSPTGPYTPASVPFTESFVEGPTTAKVGDDYYIYFDVYERKIFGAMKTRDFIHFQNKTDELKMPVGHKHGTIVKIPYSDLKRLLKAQK from the coding sequence ATGGCAAGCATAATTAAATCTGGCATTTTATTGTCTTTATTGTTTTTACTTTCTTGTAAAACAATTAATCCAGAAGTATATCTATCAACCTCATTCCATGAGCCTGCAACTGACGGACTTCGTTATATATACAGCGAAGATGGAATTCATTGGGACAGTATTTCCGGTACATGGCTAAAACCGGAAGTGGGAACTCAGAAAGTTATGCGCGATCCTTCTATAACCCGTACTCCTGACGGTACTTACCATTTGGTGTGGACTTCAAGCTGGAAAGGGGATAATGGCTTTGGCTATGCAAGCTCAAAAGATTTAATACACTGGTCAGAAGAACAGAAAATTCCAGTGATGGCAAAAGAACCTACTACCGTAAATGTGTGGGCGCCCGAAGTTTTTTATGATGACGTGAAGAAAGAGTTTGTTGTAGTCTGGGCATCGTGCGTACCTAACCGTTTTGCAAGAGGCGTTGAAGATGAAAATAACAATCACCGCCTTTATTATATCACAACCAAAGATTTTAAAACCATATCCGAAACCAAATTGTTTTATGATCCGGGCTTTAGTGTGATTGATGCTACGATAGTGAAACGCGGAGATCAGGATTATGTTTTGGTTATGAAAGATAATACCCGTGCCATGAGAAACCTGAAAGTTGCTTTTGCTAAGTCGCCAACAGGTCCTTATACTCCTGCATCGGTTCCTTTTACGGAAAGTTTTGTTGAAGGTCCTACCACCGCTAAGGTTGGAGACGACTATTATATATACTTTGATGTGTATGAGCGAAAAATATTCGGTGCAATGAAGACTCGTGATTTTATTCATTTTCAGAATAAAACAGATGAACTTAAAATGCCTGTGGGACACAAACACGGCACTATTGTGAAAATACCGTATTCAGATCTCAAGAGATTACTGAAGGCTCAGAAATAA
- a CDS encoding glycosyl hydrolase family 65 protein has product MNKFIQLLGSVVAVSALSTTAVAQNKIHYTGTELSNPAYHDGQLSPVVGVHNIQVMRANREHPDISNGDGWTYNHQPMMAYWQGKFFMHYLSDPKDEHVPSSRTLLMTSKDGYHWTNPVVLFPPYHVPDGYTKPDYPGVAKNLIAIMHQRVGFYVSKSAKLIAMGFYGVALDNKDDPNDGNGIGRVVREIKKDGSFGPIYFIHYNHAFNETNTDYPYFTKSKDKKFVTACQEILDNPLYRMQWVEESDRKDPIIPLKKEYKAFCYYHLSDGNIACLWKHALTSISKDGGNTWLEPVERAKGFVNSNAKIWGQRLTDGTYATVYNPSEFRWPLAISTSIDGLEYTTLNLIQGEITPMRYGGNYKSYGPQYVRGIQEGNGIPADGNLWVGYSMNKEDIWVSRIQVPIRQNALTQADDNFDKYKSINELKEWNIYSPIWAPVSLENKNGANWLTLKDKDPFDFAKVERKIPATSELEVSFKMMADQVDKGTLQIEFLDENGIACSRLDLTSDGSFRAKGGSRFSNMMKYEAGKVYDVKAILSVANRSITITVDGKRVGVRMFFAPVHSIERVVFRTGAPRNFPTPETPADQDYDLPNAGAEDPMATYYIRDLRTTAVDPKTSLVLNYDKFSHYVDYFNGMEDENIAQAVPNAQASEWMKENVPLFECPQKNFEEMYYYRWWTLRKHLKQTPVGYAFTEFLIPRTYADQYNLIASAFGHHIYESRWLRDQKYLDQYIHVWFRGNGGQPMKKLGTFSSWAADAIFNRYKVNGNKEYMLNMLPDLESEYKRRESTNRLSSGLFWQGDVQDGMEESISGGRKKKYARPTINSYMYGNAHALSQMALLAGKKEEAALYEHKADTIKNLVQNRLWNVKHGFFETYRKDSLANVREAIGYLPWYFNLPDANKYDLAWKQVTEEGGFLAPYGLTTAERRHPLFRMAGCCKCEWDGAIWPFATAQTMTAMANFMNNYKQTVLNDSTYFHLMELYVESQYHRGRPYVGEYLDEVTGTWLKGDQERSRYYNHSTFNDLVITGLVGLRPRTDNTIEVNPLIPEGKWNWFCLDNVLYHGKNLTIIWDKDGSKYHLGKGFRIFVNGKEVAKSDSLKKIVCENVL; this is encoded by the coding sequence ATGAATAAGTTTATTCAATTACTTGGTTCAGTGGTTGCAGTGTCCGCACTCTCAACTACTGCTGTTGCACAAAATAAGATTCATTATACAGGAACAGAACTTTCCAATCCTGCATATCATGACGGTCAGCTTTCTCCGGTAGTAGGAGTACATAACATTCAGGTGATGCGTGCCAATCGTGAGCATCCGGATATTTCCAACGGCGATGGCTGGACATATAACCATCAGCCAATGATGGCTTACTGGCAAGGTAAGTTCTTTATGCACTATCTTTCCGATCCGAAAGATGAGCATGTGCCTTCTTCCAGAACTCTTTTGATGACTTCAAAGGACGGATATCACTGGACAAATCCGGTGGTTCTTTTTCCTCCATATCATGTTCCTGATGGATATACAAAACCTGACTATCCGGGTGTGGCAAAGAATCTGATTGCCATTATGCACCAACGTGTTGGCTTTTATGTTTCAAAGTCGGCCAAGCTTATTGCAATGGGCTTTTACGGCGTAGCATTGGATAATAAAGATGATCCTAACGATGGTAACGGTATTGGCCGTGTGGTCAGAGAAATCAAAAAAGACGGTTCATTCGGACCAATATATTTTATACATTACAATCATGCCTTTAACGAAACAAATACAGACTATCCATACTTTACAAAAAGTAAGGATAAAAAGTTTGTAACTGCTTGTCAGGAAATTCTTGATAACCCTCTTTACCGTATGCAATGGGTAGAAGAGTCTGATCGTAAAGATCCAATTATCCCATTAAAGAAAGAATATAAAGCATTCTGCTATTATCATTTGTCAGATGGCAATATTGCCTGTTTGTGGAAACACGCACTTACGTCAATCAGTAAGGATGGCGGAAATACCTGGCTCGAACCGGTTGAACGTGCAAAAGGTTTTGTGAACAGTAACGCTAAGATCTGGGGACAAAGACTGACTGATGGTACTTATGCCACAGTATACAATCCTTCAGAATTCCGTTGGCCGCTTGCTATCTCTACAAGTATTGATGGTTTGGAATATACAACTCTTAATCTTATTCAGGGTGAAATTACTCCAATGCGCTACGGCGGAAACTATAAATCTTACGGTCCGCAGTATGTTCGTGGTATTCAGGAAGGTAACGGTATTCCTGCCGATGGCAATTTGTGGGTGGGATATAGCATGAACAAAGAGGATATATGGGTATCGCGTATTCAGGTTCCTATCAGACAAAATGCATTGACTCAGGCCGACGATAACTTTGATAAATATAAATCAATCAATGAACTGAAAGAATGGAACATCTATTCTCCAATCTGGGCTCCTGTTTCTCTTGAAAATAAGAACGGAGCTAACTGGCTTACTTTAAAAGATAAAGATCCTTTTGATTTCGCTAAAGTTGAACGTAAGATTCCTGCTACTTCAGAACTGGAAGTCTCGTTTAAAATGATGGCCGATCAGGTGGATAAAGGCACACTTCAGATAGAGTTCCTTGATGAAAATGGCATTGCCTGCTCTCGTCTTGATCTTACTTCTGATGGTTCTTTCCGTGCAAAAGGTGGTTCTCGTTTCTCAAATATGATGAAATACGAAGCTGGTAAGGTATATGATGTGAAAGCTATTTTATCTGTTGCCAACCGTAGCATTACTATTACTGTTGATGGCAAACGGGTAGGGGTGCGTATGTTCTTCGCTCCGGTACATTCTATAGAACGGGTTGTGTTCCGTACAGGTGCTCCCCGTAATTTCCCTACTCCGGAAACCCCTGCCGACCAGGATTATGATTTGCCAAACGCTGGTGCTGAAGATCCAATGGCAACATACTATATTAGGGATTTAAGAACAACAGCAGTTGATCCTAAAACTTCACTTGTTCTGAATTATGATAAGTTCAGTCATTACGTAGACTATTTCAACGGAATGGAAGATGAGAACATTGCTCAGGCTGTTCCAAATGCTCAGGCTAGTGAATGGATGAAAGAAAATGTTCCATTGTTTGAATGTCCTCAGAAGAATTTCGAAGAGATGTACTACTACCGTTGGTGGACTTTGCGTAAGCATTTGAAACAAACTCCTGTTGGTTATGCTTTTACAGAGTTTCTTATACCTCGTACTTATGCTGATCAATATAATCTGATTGCTTCTGCTTTTGGTCATCACATCTATGAATCACGTTGGTTGCGCGATCAGAAGTATCTTGATCAGTATATTCACGTATGGTTCCGTGGAAACGGCGGTCAGCCAATGAAAAAGCTTGGTACATTCAGCTCATGGGCAGCAGATGCAATATTCAACCGTTATAAGGTGAATGGTAATAAAGAATATATGCTTAACATGCTTCCTGATCTGGAAAGCGAATACAAACGTAGGGAAAGTACCAACCGCTTGTCTTCCGGATTATTCTGGCAAGGTGATGTGCAGGATGGAATGGAAGAATCTATCAGTGGCGGAAGAAAGAAAAAATATGCGCGTCCTACAATTAACAGCTATATGTATGGTAATGCCCATGCATTATCTCAAATGGCTTTGCTTGCAGGAAAGAAAGAAGAAGCCGCACTTTATGAGCACAAAGCTGATACTATCAAGAACTTGGTTCAAAATAGATTGTGGAATGTGAAACACGGATTCTTTGAAACATATCGTAAAGATTCATTAGCTAATGTACGTGAAGCTATTGGTTATTTGCCATGGTACTTTAATCTTCCGGATGCTAATAAATATGATTTGGCTTGGAAACAAGTTACCGAAGAAGGTGGGTTCCTTGCTCCTTACGGACTAACTACTGCAGAACGTCGTCACCCGTTATTCCGCATGGCCGGATGTTGCAAGTGCGAATGGGACGGTGCTATCTGGCCTTTCGCTACAGCTCAGACCATGACTGCAATGGCTAACTTCATGAACAATTACAAGCAAACAGTATTGAATGATAGTACATATTTCCATTTGATGGAACTTTATGTGGAATCTCAGTATCACCGTGGCCGTCCTTATGTAGGTGAATATCTTGATGAGGTAACAGGTACTTGGCTGAAAGGAGACCAGGAAAGAAGTCGTTATTATAATCATTCAACTTTTAATGATTTGGTTATTACCGGATTGGTTGGTCTTCGTCCTCGTACGGATAACACAATAGAAGTGAATCCTTTGATTCCGGAAGGAAAATGGAATTGGTTCTGTCTGGATAATGTATTGTATCATGGTAAGAATCTGACTATTATCTGGGATAAAGACGGTAGTAAATACCATCTTGGAAAAGGATTTCGTATATTTGTCAACGGTAAAGAGGTTGCAAAATCAGACAGCTTGAAGAAGATTGTTTGTGAGAATGTATTGTAG